One Gelria sp. Kuro-4 DNA segment encodes these proteins:
- a CDS encoding thioesterase family protein, whose protein sequence is MQQGKAVRTQLSVRYADTDQMGVVYYANYLVWFEVGRNAFFRVLGDSYRRWEEAGLLLPVVEAGCRYYQPAHYDDEVTVATTLANLSVARLTFTYRVERGTVLLAEGHTVHAFLGPGGRPVNLKKAFPGLWDKLLPCVAPPAGREPGTPGAAKQRG, encoded by the coding sequence GTGCAGCAAGGAAAGGCCGTGCGCACCCAGCTTTCCGTGCGGTACGCCGATACCGACCAGATGGGTGTGGTCTACTACGCCAACTACCTGGTGTGGTTTGAAGTGGGGAGAAACGCGTTCTTTCGTGTCCTGGGCGACTCCTACCGCCGCTGGGAAGAGGCCGGGCTGCTCCTGCCGGTGGTGGAGGCGGGCTGCCGGTACTATCAACCGGCGCACTATGACGACGAAGTGACTGTTGCTACCACCTTGGCGAACCTGAGCGTCGCCCGCCTGACCTTTACTTACCGTGTTGAACGGGGAACGGTCCTTTTGGCCGAGGGGCACACGGTGCACGCCTTTTTAGGACCTGGGGGGCGTCCGGTTAACCTGAAAAAGGCTTTTCCCGGGCTGTGGGATAAACTTCTGCCCTGCGTCGCGCCTCCGGCGGGCAGGGAACCCGGCACGCCGGGAGCAGCCAAGCAGCGAGGTTAA
- the pstB gene encoding phosphate ABC transporter ATP-binding protein PstB — protein sequence MEQVKIKTEHLNLFYGKFHALKDISLDIRGNTVTALIGPSGCGKSTFLRSLNRMNDIIEGVRIEGQVLFDGTNIYNPDTDVVALRKRIGMVFQRPNPFPMSVYDNIAYGPRIHGERNRARLDEIVERSLTQAALWDEVKDRLHSSALGLSGGQQQRLCLARVLAVDPEVVLMDEPCSALDPISTTKIEELIDELKNKYTIIIVTHNMQQAARVSAWTALFLSGEVIEYDSTSKVFTNPRDKRTEDYITGRFG from the coding sequence TTGGAACAAGTGAAAATCAAGACCGAGCACCTGAACCTGTTCTACGGCAAGTTCCACGCCCTGAAGGACATCAGCCTGGACATCCGAGGCAATACGGTAACCGCCCTTATCGGGCCCTCTGGGTGCGGCAAGTCCACATTCTTGCGTTCGCTCAACCGGATGAATGACATCATTGAAGGTGTCCGCATCGAGGGACAGGTGCTTTTTGACGGGACAAACATCTATAACCCGGATACCGACGTGGTGGCCCTGCGCAAGCGGATCGGGATGGTTTTCCAGCGGCCCAATCCCTTTCCAATGAGCGTTTACGACAACATTGCCTATGGGCCGCGCATCCACGGCGAACGCAATCGGGCGCGGCTGGATGAGATTGTGGAACGAAGCCTTACCCAGGCTGCCCTCTGGGACGAAGTGAAGGACAGACTGCATTCCTCGGCGCTGGGTCTTTCGGGCGGCCAGCAGCAACGACTCTGCCTGGCCCGGGTACTGGCGGTAGATCCCGAAGTGGTGCTGATGGATGAACCTTGCTCTGCCCTGGACCCCATCTCCACTACAAAAATCGAAGAGCTCATCGATGAACTGAAAAACAAGTATACCATCATTATTGTTACGCATAACATGCAACAAGCGGCCCGGGTGTCGGCCTGGACGGCGCTCTTTCTGAGCGGTGAGGTCATCGAGTACGACAGCACCAGCAAGGTTTTCACCAATCCGCGCGACAAACGAACCGAGGACTATATAACCGGCCGTTTCGGGTAA
- the phoU gene encoding phosphate signaling complex protein PhoU, whose translation MGSLVEKAIAEAVRSLAERDLELAEKVVAGDDLIDTMELDIENRCLRLLALQQPMASDLRVIGTALKIVTDLERMADHASDIAKVTIRLQGQPLIKPLVDVPRMAAIAREMTRQSLDAFVQRDVNMALAMIESDHEVDHLYSQIFRELLTYMMEDPRTIQQATYLLFVGMYLERIADHATNLGEWIIYMVTGEKKELNR comes from the coding sequence ATGGGTTCGCTGGTGGAAAAAGCCATCGCCGAGGCGGTGCGCTCCCTGGCCGAGCGTGACCTGGAGTTGGCCGAAAAGGTGGTGGCGGGCGACGACCTGATTGATACCATGGAGCTCGATATCGAAAACCGTTGCCTGCGCCTGCTGGCCCTGCAGCAGCCGATGGCGAGCGACCTGAGGGTGATCGGTACCGCGCTGAAGATTGTAACCGACCTGGAGCGGATGGCCGACCATGCCAGCGATATCGCCAAGGTGACGATCCGCCTGCAGGGGCAACCCTTGATCAAACCACTGGTGGATGTTCCGCGCATGGCCGCCATTGCCCGGGAGATGACGCGCCAGAGCCTGGATGCCTTTGTGCAGCGCGACGTGAACATGGCCCTGGCCATGATTGAGTCCGACCACGAGGTGGACCACCTGTATTCGCAGATCTTCCGCGAGCTCCTCACCTACATGATGGAGGATCCGCGGACCATTCAGCAGGCCACCTACCTGCTTTTCGTCGGTATGTACTTGGAACGCATCGCTGACCACGCCACCAACCTGGGTGAGTGGATCATCTACATGGTGACAGGCGAAAAGAAAGAACTGAACCGCTAG
- a CDS encoding HAD-IIB family hydrolase, with translation MAIKLLVLDVDGTLTDAEGRIGAANKSAVRAALAAGVEVALATGRPRQGVEAICAELGIRGPLMLVNGALVLADEEVWLEDYLAPADVEAVLAYGQAAGGLVLSTFQPEVVNLWVPPTLDRGWVLERFHSYSLTRLALAARVEDLPREQAAKAMFMAAEPATIARTLAGWPAKLDHLTCARSYPYLCEINSKSADKGRALRVVCERLGLAPAEVLAVGDGEIDLPMLELAGQGVFVARSALRPSLPPHVVVTPPGCEDAGVAWAVERFIAG, from the coding sequence GTGGCGATTAAGCTGCTGGTGCTGGACGTGGACGGGACCTTAACCGATGCGGAAGGGCGCATCGGCGCGGCCAACAAAAGCGCTGTGCGCGCAGCGCTCGCCGCCGGGGTGGAGGTGGCGCTCGCCACGGGCCGTCCCCGGCAGGGGGTGGAGGCGATCTGTGCGGAGCTGGGCATCCGCGGACCGCTGATGCTGGTGAATGGCGCCCTGGTACTGGCTGACGAAGAGGTCTGGCTGGAAGACTACCTGGCCCCGGCCGACGTAGAGGCTGTGCTGGCCTATGGGCAGGCGGCGGGCGGGCTCGTTCTCTCCACCTTTCAGCCCGAGGTGGTTAACCTGTGGGTACCTCCCACCCTGGACCGCGGCTGGGTTCTGGAGCGGTTTCATTCCTACTCCCTAACGCGGCTCGCCCTGGCCGCCCGGGTGGAAGACCTGCCGCGCGAACAAGCCGCCAAGGCCATGTTCATGGCGGCAGAACCCGCCACCATCGCCCGTACCCTGGCCGGCTGGCCGGCAAAGCTGGATCACCTGACCTGCGCCCGCTCCTATCCTTACCTGTGTGAAATCAACAGCAAGAGCGCCGACAAAGGGCGTGCCCTGCGAGTGGTGTGCGAACGGTTGGGGCTTGCCCCGGCAGAGGTTCTGGCGGTGGGTGACGGCGAGATCGACCTCCCCATGCTGGAGCTGGCCGGGCAGGGGGTGTTTGTGGCGCGTTCGGCTTTGCGGCCCTCCCTGCCGCCCCACGTGGTTGTCACGCCCCCCGGCTGCGAGGATGCCGGCGTGGCCTGGGCGGTGGAACGGTTCATCGCCGGCTAA
- a CDS encoding glutamate-5-semialdehyde dehydrogenase: MNWVEEVKRKGRAAKAASRVLATLPTAVKDRALAAMAGALLERQEEILTANRLDVEEGRARGLSAALLDRLTLDPARIRGMAEGLKVLRALPDPIGEVVAMWKRPNGLRIGQVRVPLGVIGIIYEARPNVTVDAAGLALKAGNAVILKGGSEAINSNKAIVKALQEAVSAAGLPQGCIQLIEDTTRAAAAALMKLNEYLDVLIPRGGAGLIRAVVENATVPVIETGVGNCHVYVDASADREMARRIVLNAKCSRPGVCNAIENLLVDEAIADAFLPVIVRELTAAGVEVRGCPRTRSLCPEVKPATEEDWGTEYLDYIIAVKVVAGLDEAIRHINTYGTHHSEAIVTENYSHAQRFLEEVDAAAVYVNASTRFTDGFEFGFGAEMGISTQKLHARGPMGLKELTTIKYIIYGNGQIRE, from the coding sequence GTGAATTGGGTGGAAGAGGTAAAAAGGAAGGGCCGGGCGGCCAAGGCGGCGAGCCGGGTACTCGCTACTCTACCCACAGCGGTTAAGGACCGGGCCCTGGCGGCCATGGCCGGGGCGCTGCTGGAAAGGCAGGAGGAGATTCTGACTGCCAACCGCCTGGACGTGGAAGAAGGACGGGCCAGGGGACTGAGCGCCGCCCTGCTCGACCGGCTCACCCTGGACCCGGCGCGGATCCGCGGTATGGCGGAAGGCTTGAAGGTGCTGCGGGCTTTGCCCGACCCGATCGGCGAAGTGGTGGCGATGTGGAAACGGCCCAACGGCCTGCGCATCGGCCAGGTGCGCGTGCCGCTCGGCGTCATCGGGATCATTTACGAGGCACGGCCCAATGTCACGGTGGATGCCGCGGGCCTGGCCCTGAAGGCCGGGAACGCCGTTATCTTAAAGGGCGGTTCGGAAGCGATCAACTCGAACAAGGCCATCGTTAAGGCATTGCAGGAGGCAGTAAGCGCCGCGGGGCTGCCGCAAGGCTGCATCCAGCTGATCGAGGACACTACGCGCGCGGCGGCTGCCGCCCTGATGAAACTGAACGAGTACCTCGATGTCCTCATCCCCCGGGGTGGTGCCGGGCTCATCAGGGCGGTGGTAGAGAATGCCACCGTGCCGGTCATCGAAACCGGCGTAGGGAACTGTCATGTTTACGTGGATGCCAGCGCCGACCGGGAGATGGCCCGGCGCATCGTTCTCAACGCCAAGTGCAGCCGGCCCGGCGTGTGCAACGCCATCGAGAACCTCCTGGTGGATGAGGCCATCGCGGATGCGTTCCTACCGGTGATCGTGCGCGAACTCACCGCTGCCGGTGTGGAGGTACGGGGCTGCCCGCGCACGCGCTCCCTCTGCCCTGAGGTCAAACCCGCCACCGAAGAGGATTGGGGGACTGAGTACCTGGACTACATCATCGCCGTCAAGGTGGTGGCCGGGCTGGACGAGGCCATTCGGCACATCAACACGTACGGTACGCACCACTCCGAAGCCATTGTCACAGAGAACTACTCGCACGCCCAGCGCTTCCTGGAAGAGGTGGACGCGGCGGCGGTGTACGTGAACGCCTCCACCCGCTTTACCGACGGCTTCGAATTCGGCTTCGGCGCCGAGATGGGCATCAGCACCCAGAAACTGCACGCCCGCGGCCCCATGGGCTTAAAGGAGCTCACCACCATCAAGTACATCATCTACGGCAACGGGCAGATCCGGGAGTGA
- the proB gene encoding glutamate 5-kinase: protein MREALEKARRLVVKVGTSTLTYGSGKLNLDRIEHLVRELADLAHSGRQVILVSSGAIVVGRTRLGIPRRPSSTPEKQAMAAVGQGILMQTYEKLFAEYGLNVAQVLLTKEDVTNGKRYENACNTFNMLLEYGVIPIVNENDTVATEEIEFGDNDTLSAYVAVLARADLLVLLSDIEGLYTADPRRDPAARLIPLVEGITPAIEELASGAGSDRGIGGMVTKIEAARIAGAAQIPLIIASGEKPGLIKSILAGEEIGTLFLPVRADQQEGK, encoded by the coding sequence GTGCGGGAGGCTTTGGAGAAAGCCAGGCGTTTAGTGGTCAAGGTGGGCACGTCCACTTTGACCTACGGTTCCGGTAAACTCAACCTGGACCGCATCGAACACCTTGTGCGGGAGCTGGCCGACCTGGCCCACAGTGGCCGCCAGGTGATCTTGGTGTCTTCCGGAGCCATTGTGGTGGGGCGTACGCGCCTGGGGATTCCCCGGCGGCCCAGCAGCACTCCTGAAAAGCAGGCCATGGCGGCGGTAGGACAGGGCATTCTCATGCAGACCTACGAAAAACTCTTTGCCGAGTACGGCCTCAATGTGGCTCAAGTGCTGCTGACCAAAGAAGATGTGACCAACGGCAAGCGTTACGAAAACGCCTGCAACACCTTCAACATGCTGCTCGAGTACGGGGTGATCCCCATTGTTAATGAAAACGACACCGTAGCTACGGAAGAGATCGAGTTCGGTGACAACGACACCCTGTCGGCGTACGTGGCCGTGCTGGCCCGGGCCGATCTTTTGGTTCTGCTGTCCGACATCGAGGGCCTCTACACCGCCGATCCCAGGCGGGATCCGGCGGCGCGTCTTATCCCGCTGGTGGAGGGAATCACGCCCGCGATCGAGGAGCTGGCCAGCGGCGCCGGTTCCGACCGGGGCATCGGCGGCATGGTCACTAAGATTGAGGCGGCGCGCATTGCCGGTGCCGCGCAGATTCCGCTCATTATCGCCAGCGGCGAAAAGCCGGGTTTGATAAAGAGCATCCTGGCCGGGGAAGAAATCGGCACGCTGTTTTTGCCCGTACGCGCGGACCAGCAGGAAGGGAAGTGA
- a CDS encoding AarF/ABC1/UbiB kinase family protein, producing MNGTSFFTAYSRLGRLREIVQVLFRYGFGYLVDQLDLKELLSPFDRARKVAEEEAPSRGVRLRRALEDLGPTFVKLGQLLSTRPDLLPPDMVSELAKLQDRVPPFPFADVRQVVAAELGQELDEVFASFDPEPVGSASLGQVHRAALPDGRRVVVKVQRPGVARIIRTDLLVLADLARLADRRTPWGRIYSFSDMVEEFSRSLNEELDYTAEARHAERLAAAFRDDPDVHIPSIHWEFTTTRLLTQEYLAGIKLEEHAALQAAGYSLPRLAEKLTRAMLKQILEAGYFHADPHPGNIVVLPGEVIGFLDFGLVGYLSRERKETFLRLILAVHRHQTDVLVQGLKELGAATVPLQESELRRDIELLLDKYYGLPLARIHLGQAIRELMDVAFRHHLRLPADFTLLAKTLLTLEGVITGLNPKLSLLQIMEPIARNYLRERLAPRHLLASAGERLGEYITLAEDLPRLLKNLLEQATGGELKLSWELPELEASLRRLDRISNRLSFSMVLLAFSIIMASLILGSAIIGPAAGARSLLWRLPILELGFLTAGIMVGWLIWAIFRSGRI from the coding sequence GTGAACGGCACGTCTTTCTTTACCGCTTACTCACGGCTGGGCCGTCTCAGGGAGATCGTCCAGGTACTCTTTCGCTACGGGTTCGGCTACCTCGTCGACCAGCTGGACCTTAAGGAGCTCCTCTCCCCCTTTGACCGGGCCCGAAAAGTGGCGGAAGAAGAAGCGCCCTCCCGGGGGGTGCGGCTGCGCCGCGCCCTGGAGGACCTCGGACCTACGTTCGTCAAGCTGGGCCAACTCCTGAGCACGCGCCCGGACCTGCTGCCGCCGGACATGGTGAGCGAACTGGCCAAGCTGCAGGACCGCGTCCCGCCCTTCCCGTTTGCCGATGTACGGCAGGTGGTGGCCGCGGAACTGGGGCAGGAGCTGGACGAGGTGTTTGCCTCCTTCGACCCGGAACCGGTGGGCTCGGCCTCCTTGGGCCAGGTCCACCGGGCCGCCCTGCCGGACGGCCGCCGGGTGGTGGTCAAGGTACAGCGCCCGGGCGTGGCGCGCATTATCCGCACGGACCTTCTGGTTCTGGCCGATCTGGCCCGGCTGGCCGACCGGCGCACACCCTGGGGGCGCATTTACAGCTTCAGCGACATGGTGGAAGAATTCAGCCGTTCGCTCAACGAAGAATTGGACTACACCGCTGAGGCGCGGCACGCTGAACGGCTGGCCGCCGCCTTCCGCGATGATCCGGATGTACATATTCCCAGCATCCACTGGGAGTTCACCACCACCCGGCTGCTCACGCAGGAGTACCTGGCCGGCATCAAGCTGGAAGAGCATGCCGCGCTGCAGGCAGCCGGCTATTCCCTGCCGCGGCTGGCCGAGAAGCTTACGCGGGCCATGCTGAAACAGATTCTTGAGGCTGGGTACTTTCACGCCGACCCCCACCCGGGCAACATCGTCGTCTTGCCGGGGGAAGTCATCGGCTTTCTCGATTTCGGCCTGGTGGGCTACCTCTCCCGGGAGCGAAAAGAAACCTTTTTGCGCCTGATCCTGGCCGTTCACCGCCATCAGACCGATGTTCTGGTTCAGGGGCTCAAAGAGCTGGGCGCCGCCACCGTCCCGCTGCAAGAAAGCGAGCTGCGCCGGGACATCGAGCTTTTGCTGGACAAATACTATGGCCTGCCCCTGGCACGCATTCACCTCGGGCAGGCCATCCGCGAGCTCATGGACGTCGCCTTTCGCCACCATTTGCGCCTGCCGGCCGACTTCACCCTGCTCGCCAAAACGCTCCTCACCCTGGAGGGCGTAATCACGGGACTCAACCCCAAGCTGAGCCTGCTGCAAATCATGGAGCCCATTGCGCGCAACTACCTCAGGGAGCGCCTGGCACCGCGCCACCTGCTCGCGAGCGCCGGCGAGCGGTTGGGCGAGTACATCACGCTCGCCGAAGACCTGCCGCGGCTCCTCAAGAACCTGCTGGAACAGGCCACGGGTGGGGAACTTAAGCTGAGCTGGGAACTGCCGGAGCTCGAGGCGTCCCTTCGGCGCCTCGACCGGATCAGCAACCGCCTCTCTTTTAGCATGGTCCTTCTCGCCTTCAGCATCATCATGGCCAGCCTCATCCTCGGCTCCGCCATCATCGGCCCCGCTGCCGGCGCCCGCTCCCTCCTCTGGCGCCTGCCCATCCTGGAGCTCGGTTTCCTTACCGCCGGCATCATGGTAGGCTGGCTCATCTGGGCCATCTTCCGCTCGGGCCGGATTTGA
- the pnpS gene encoding two-component system histidine kinase PnpS, which produces MRLSLRWKLTLSYLLVSAALLLVLAGFLAHAWSVLGPVLPAVEPGVWRRLELMLLSAAGLAVLIAFFLGVKLAGDISNPLEEVTRAARRLAQGDFSVRLRVRSQDEIGQLAAAFGYMSETLKARLEEINAAKSRLEAVLHYTVSGLMLLDTRCRVVMMNPAAEKLFGLAPGAAVGRHNIEVVRDYHLSTAINEAMRNHQVVSREVTFLYPEERTVRAYVAPVWEDKEVTGLIVVFHDITELRRLERMRTEFVASVSHELRTPLTAIRGFSETLLDGALADKAAAEHFLRIIDDEARRLTALIDDLLDLSRLELKRANLKLENFALLPLVESIAASLKPRLDKAALTLSVEIKDPELAVQADRDRIRQVLLNLIDNSIKYTPAGGRISISAAALDGTVRVAVADTGRGIPSEDLERIFERFYRVDKARSRSEGGTGLGLAIVKHIIELHGGKVEAQSELGKGTTIAFTIPAGKV; this is translated from the coding sequence ATGCGGCTGAGCCTGCGCTGGAAGCTGACGCTGAGCTACCTGCTCGTCAGCGCGGCTCTGCTGCTCGTTTTGGCCGGCTTTCTAGCGCATGCCTGGAGCGTGCTCGGTCCGGTCCTCCCGGCCGTGGAGCCGGGCGTCTGGCGCCGGCTGGAGCTGATGCTGCTTTCGGCGGCGGGCCTGGCAGTGCTGATCGCTTTTTTTCTAGGGGTGAAGCTGGCGGGAGACATCAGCAATCCCCTGGAAGAGGTGACGCGCGCCGCCCGGCGGTTGGCGCAGGGCGACTTCAGCGTCCGCCTGCGGGTGCGCAGCCAGGATGAGATCGGCCAGCTGGCGGCCGCCTTCGGCTACATGAGTGAGACGCTTAAGGCCAGACTGGAGGAAATCAACGCGGCGAAAAGCCGCCTGGAAGCGGTACTGCATTACACGGTCAGCGGGCTGATGTTGCTCGACACCCGCTGCCGGGTGGTGATGATGAACCCTGCGGCGGAGAAACTCTTCGGCCTGGCGCCGGGGGCGGCGGTAGGCCGCCACAACATCGAGGTAGTGCGCGACTACCACCTGAGTACCGCCATCAATGAAGCCATGCGCAACCACCAGGTGGTTAGCCGCGAGGTAACCTTCCTCTATCCGGAGGAACGGACCGTCCGCGCCTACGTGGCCCCGGTGTGGGAAGATAAAGAAGTAACGGGCCTTATTGTGGTGTTCCACGACATCACCGAACTCAGGCGACTGGAGCGCATGCGCACAGAGTTTGTGGCCAGCGTCTCCCACGAGCTCCGGACGCCGCTCACCGCCATCCGCGGCTTCAGCGAAACCCTGCTCGATGGTGCGCTCGCGGATAAAGCCGCCGCGGAGCACTTCCTGCGCATCATCGACGACGAGGCCCGGCGCTTAACCGCACTCATCGATGACCTTCTCGATCTTTCACGCCTGGAGCTGAAGCGGGCCAACCTGAAGCTGGAGAATTTTGCCCTGCTGCCCCTCGTCGAGAGCATCGCCGCCAGCCTGAAGCCGCGCCTGGATAAGGCCGCTCTAACGCTGAGCGTAGAAATCAAGGACCCGGAGCTGGCGGTGCAGGCCGACCGGGACCGGATTCGCCAGGTACTACTCAACCTGATCGACAACAGCATCAAATACACCCCGGCCGGCGGGCGCATCAGCATCAGTGCAGCGGCGCTTGATGGTACGGTGCGCGTGGCCGTGGCGGACACCGGGCGCGGTATCCCGTCGGAGGACCTGGAACGCATCTTCGAGCGCTTTTACCGGGTGGACAAAGCCCGCTCACGTTCGGAAGGCGGGACGGGCCTGGGCCTGGCCATCGTCAAGCACATCATCGAGCTGCACGGCGGCAAGGTGGAGGCGCAGAGCGAACTCGGCAAAGGGACGACCATCGCCTTTACCATACCCGCCGGCAAGGTTTAA
- a CDS encoding helix-turn-helix domain-containing protein, with amino-acid sequence MEIGGKIRALRQKRGLSIEQLSQLTELSTGAISQIERDLVGLSVESLYRIARALEVPIGYFFDEAGSGVVVRKNERRKIALPQSNLVYEMLSPDMNRQIEFLLVRLAPGQCSSQEQLSHTGEECGLVLQGRLIVRWGDKKFELTEGDSIYFASNIPHRYLNPGNEESVSVWAMTPPSF; translated from the coding sequence ATGGAGATCGGCGGCAAAATCCGGGCCCTGCGCCAGAAACGCGGGCTCAGCATTGAACAACTTTCCCAGCTCACGGAGCTTTCGACGGGCGCTATCAGCCAGATCGAGCGCGACCTGGTGGGCCTCTCGGTGGAATCGCTTTACCGCATCGCCCGCGCGCTGGAGGTGCCCATCGGTTACTTCTTCGATGAGGCCGGCAGCGGGGTGGTGGTGCGCAAGAACGAGCGCCGCAAGATCGCCCTCCCCCAATCCAACCTGGTCTACGAGATGCTTTCCCCGGACATGAACCGTCAGATCGAGTTCCTGCTGGTGCGGCTGGCACCGGGACAGTGCAGCAGCCAGGAGCAGCTCAGCCATACCGGCGAGGAGTGCGGGCTGGTGCTCCAAGGGCGGCTCATCGTCCGCTGGGGCGACAAAAAGTTCGAGCTGACCGAGGGCGACAGCATCTATTTCGCCAGCAACATTCCCCACCGCTACCTCAACCCAGGAAACGAAGAATCCGTCTCGGTGTGGGCCATGACGCCGCCTTCTTTCTGA
- a CDS encoding response regulator transcription factor, which produces MAEKILVVDDEENILELVRYNLEKEGYEVHLARDGAEALQVAQREKPDLIILDLMLPAVDGLEVCRTLRQKSNVPILMLTAKREETDRVIGLELGADDYLTKPFSLRELMARVRAVLRRTHGYEELARSQVITVGGLTIDPERHEVLVGGRTAELTLKEFELLSFLARHPGRVFTREELLERLWDYEFFGDTRTVDVHIRHLREKIETNPSSPVYIKTVRGVGYKFEEPEQCG; this is translated from the coding sequence ATGGCCGAAAAGATACTGGTAGTGGACGACGAGGAGAATATTCTCGAGCTGGTGCGCTATAACCTGGAAAAAGAAGGTTACGAGGTACACCTGGCCCGGGACGGCGCCGAGGCACTCCAGGTGGCGCAGCGGGAAAAGCCGGATCTTATCATCCTTGACCTGATGCTCCCGGCGGTGGACGGGCTGGAGGTGTGCCGGACGCTGCGGCAGAAGAGCAACGTGCCCATCCTGATGCTTACCGCCAAGCGGGAGGAAACGGACCGCGTCATCGGCCTGGAGCTGGGCGCCGACGACTACCTGACCAAGCCCTTCAGTCTGCGCGAACTCATGGCACGCGTGCGCGCCGTTCTGAGGCGGACCCACGGTTATGAAGAACTGGCCCGCTCCCAGGTGATCACGGTGGGCGGCCTCACCATCGACCCGGAACGCCACGAGGTACTGGTCGGCGGCCGCACGGCCGAGCTGACGCTCAAGGAGTTCGAACTCCTTTCCTTCCTGGCGCGCCACCCAGGCCGGGTGTTCACCCGGGAAGAGCTCCTGGAACGCCTCTGGGACTATGAGTTCTTTGGCGACACCCGCACGGTGGACGTGCATATCCGCCACCTGCGTGAGAAGATTGAAACCAATCCCAGCAGCCCGGTCTATATCAAGACGGTGCGCGGCGTGGGCTACAAGTTTGAGGAACCGGAACAATGCGGCTGA